The following proteins are encoded in a genomic region of Cricetulus griseus strain 17A/GY chromosome 7, alternate assembly CriGri-PICRH-1.0, whole genome shotgun sequence:
- the Canx gene encoding calnexin precursor (The RefSeq protein has 1 substitution compared to this genomic sequence), whose translation MEGKWLLCLLLVLGTVAVQAHDGHDDDMIDIEDDLDDVIEEVEDSKSKSDSSTPPSPKVTYKAPVPTGEVYFADSFDRGSLSGWILSKAKKDDTDDEIAKYDGKWEVDEMKDTKLPGDKGLVLMSRAKHHAISAKLNKPFLFDTKPLIVQYEVNFQNGIECGGAYVKLLSKTSELNLDQFHDKTPYTIMFGPDKCGEDYKLHFIFRHKNPKTGVYEEKHAKRPDTDLKIYFTDKKTHLYTLILNPDNSFEILVDQYVVNSGNLLNDMTPAVNPSREIEDPEDQKXEDWDERPKIPDPDAVKPDDWDEDAPGKIPDEEATKPEGWLDDEPEYIPDPDADKPEDWDEDMDGEWEAPQIANPKCESAPGCGVWQRPLIDNPNYKGKWKPPMIDNPNYQGVWKPRKIPNPDFFEDLEPFKMTPFSAIGLELWSMTSDIFFDNFIISGDRRVVDDWANDGWGLKKAADGAAEPGVVGHMLEAAEERPWLWVVYILTVALPVFLVILFCCSGKKQSNAMEYKKTDAAQPDVKEDEGKEEEKNKGDEEEEEEKLEEKQKSDAEEDGGTGSQDEEDRKPTAEEDEILNRSPRNRKPRRE comes from the exons ATGGAAGGGAAGTGGTTACTGTGTTTGCTCCTGGTCCTTGGAACTGTAGCTGTTCAGGCTCATGATGGACATGATGATGACATGATTGATATTGAAGATGATCTTGATGATGTTATTGAAGAGGTAGAAGATTCGAAATCGAAATCAGATTCCAGTACTcctccatctccaaag GTTACCTACAAAGCTCCAGTTCCAACAGGGGAGGTTTATTTTGCTGACTCCTTTGACAGAGGGTCTCTATCAGG GTGGATTTTATCTAAAGCCAAAAAAGATGACACTGATGATGAAATTGCCAAATATGATG GAAAGTGGGAGGTAGATGAAATGAAGGACACAAAGCTTCCAGGTGATAAAGGACTTGTACTGATGTCTCGGGCCAAGCATCATGCCATCTCTGCTAAACTGAACAAGCCCTTCCTGTTTGATACCAAGCCTCTCATTGTTCA GTATGAGGTTAATTTTCAGAATGGCATAGAATGTGGTGGTGCCTATGTGAAGCTGCTTTCCAAGACCTCAGAACTCAACTTG GATCAATTCCACGACAAGACTCCCTATACTATTATGTTTGGTCCAGATAAATGTGGAGAAGACTACAAACTGCACTTCATCTTTCGCCACAAAAACCCCAAGACAGGTGTATATGAAGAAAAGCATGCTAAGAGGCCAGATACAGATCTGAAGATCTATTTTACTGACAAGAAAACTCATCTTTACACATTAA TCTTGAATCCAGACAATAGTTTTGAAATATTAGTTGACCAGTATGTTGTGAACAGTGGAAATCTGCTAAATGACATGACTCCTGCTGTAAACCCTTCACGTGAAATTGAGGACCCAGAAGACCAGAAGCCTGAGGATTGGGATGAAAGACCCAAAATACCAGATCCGGATGCTGTCAAGCCAGATGATTG GGATGAAGATGCCCCTGGTAAGATTCCAGATGAAGAGGCCACAAAGCCTGAAGGCTGGTTAGATGATGAGCCTGAGTATATTCCAGACCCTGATGCGGACAAGCCAGAGGATTG GGATGAGGATATGGATGGAGAATGGGAGGCTCCTCAGATTGCCAACCCTAAATGTGAGTCAGCCCCTGGGTGTGGAGTCTGGCAGCGACCTTTGATTGACAATCCCAATTATAAGGGCAAATGGAAGCCTCCCATGATTGACAATCCTAACTACCAG GGAGTCTGGAAACCAAGGAAAATACCAAATCCAGATTTCTTTGAAGATCTAGAACCTTTTAAGATGACGCCTTTCAGTGCTATTGGTTTGGAGCTCTGGTCCATGACTTCTGACATCTTTTTTGACAACTTTATCATTAGTGGTGACCGAAGAGTAGTTGACGATTGGGCCAATGATGGGTGGGGCCTGAAGAAAGCTGCTGATGGGGCTGCTGAG ccaggtgtagtggggcaTATGCTGGAGGCAGCTGAAGAGCGTCCGTGGCTCTGGGTGGTCTACATTCTGACTGTAGCTTTGCCAGTGTTCCTTGTGATCCTATTCTGCTGCTCTGGAAAG AAACAGTCCAATGCTATGGAGTACAAGAAGACGGATGCTGCCCAGCCAGATGTGAAGGAagatgaagggaaggaagaagagaagaacaagggggatgaagaggaagaagaagagaagctTG aagagaaacagaaaagtgatGCTGAAGAAGATGGTGGCACTGGCAGTCAAGATGAGGAAGATAGAAAACCCACAGCAGAG